One Peribacillus simplex NBRC 15720 = DSM 1321 genomic region harbors:
- a CDS encoding extracellular solute-binding protein: MFKTMKIALLSLVALSLVFVLVGRNSGKADEEKVVIYTNGDEEATAAMETSLKDAGYEGKYVLQSLGTSELGGKLLAEGAEIEADVVTMSSYFIESAQDQHSMFKDLSFSTKALEQHPAYYTPILANTGSIFVNTEVLKQKGLPMPTSIKDLTKPEYKGFVSIPNILDSSTGWLLVQAIISQYSDGEGKKVLHDLIANSGPHLESSGSGPINKVQAGEVAAGFGLRYQAVMAKESGLPIKFVDPIEGNFSYTESVAVVNKDNEAKTSLAMKMAETISKDAREELLEHYPVALYEGEKVTEKNKPAHPMKFELPLTVELLKQHQEFFKSAQ; encoded by the coding sequence ATGTTTAAGACGATGAAGATAGCCTTACTGTCTCTAGTTGCTTTAAGTTTGGTATTTGTATTGGTGGGCCGTAACAGCGGCAAAGCGGATGAGGAAAAGGTGGTCATTTATACGAATGGCGATGAAGAAGCCACTGCAGCAATGGAGACTTCCCTGAAAGATGCCGGATACGAAGGGAAATATGTCCTTCAATCATTAGGCACATCTGAATTAGGAGGGAAACTGCTGGCAGAAGGCGCTGAAATCGAGGCTGATGTCGTGACGATGAGTTCCTATTTCATCGAAAGTGCACAGGATCAGCACTCCATGTTTAAGGACCTGTCATTCAGTACCAAAGCATTGGAACAACATCCAGCCTATTATACGCCGATTTTGGCAAATACCGGTTCCATTTTTGTGAATACGGAAGTGCTCAAACAAAAAGGCCTGCCGATGCCGACCTCGATTAAGGACTTAACAAAGCCGGAATATAAAGGGTTCGTTTCAATTCCTAATATCTTGGACTCTTCAACAGGGTGGCTGTTAGTTCAAGCAATTATCAGTCAATACAGTGACGGGGAAGGGAAAAAGGTTCTCCATGATTTAATAGCAAATAGCGGTCCGCATCTTGAGAGCTCAGGTTCTGGTCCAATCAATAAAGTGCAAGCAGGGGAAGTGGCTGCCGGTTTTGGTTTACGCTATCAAGCCGTGATGGCTAAAGAGTCGGGCTTACCAATCAAGTTTGTCGATCCCATTGAGGGGAATTTCTCCTACACGGAATCCGTCGCTGTCGTCAATAAGGATAATGAAGCTAAAACAAGTTTAGCAATGAAAATGGCAGAAACGATCAGTAAAGATGCTAGAGAAGAACTGTTGGAACATTACCCGGTCGCACTTTATGAAGGTGAAAAGGTAACGGAAAAGAACAAACCGGCCCACCCTATGAAATTCGAGCTGCCTCTAACGGTCGAATTATTAAAACAGCATCAAGAGTTTTTTAAATCAGCACAATGA
- the phnW gene encoding 2-aminoethylphosphonate--pyruvate transaminase yields MNTYKLLTPGPLTTTSTVKQEMLVDRCTWENDYKEITQKIRSQLLELAYAANGEYTAVLMQGSGSFVVESVLTTALSKSDKVLIITNGAYGKRIVKMAECIGLNHVEYGVEYNEFPKEAEIRNILLDDSDITHIAMVHCETTTGILNPIEMVSKISKEQGKTLIIDAMSSFGGVEMNVPELGIDYLISSANKCIQGIPGFGFVIAKLEKLLACEGNARSLSLDLYDQWKEMDKDGKWRFTSPTHVVAAFAKALEELTEEGGIPARFSRYKNNNDRLRELMGKLGIRTYISPDKQSPIITTFLFPTETFDFEEFYNFIKERGYVIYPGKLTDIDTFRIGNIGEIYEEDIEELGRIVEKYMKVVTV; encoded by the coding sequence ATGAATACTTATAAACTTTTAACGCCTGGACCGCTGACCACTACAAGTACGGTGAAACAGGAAATGCTTGTTGACCGCTGTACGTGGGAAAATGATTATAAAGAAATCACACAAAAAATCAGATCCCAGCTTCTTGAATTGGCATATGCTGCAAACGGAGAGTATACAGCTGTACTTATGCAGGGAAGCGGCTCGTTTGTTGTAGAATCTGTGCTGACGACAGCACTTTCAAAATCCGATAAAGTGCTGATCATAACGAATGGCGCATATGGAAAACGGATTGTGAAAATGGCGGAGTGCATCGGATTGAATCATGTGGAATATGGCGTTGAGTACAATGAATTTCCAAAGGAAGCTGAAATCCGGAACATTTTACTGGATGATAGTGATATCACACATATTGCAATGGTTCATTGTGAAACGACGACAGGGATTTTAAATCCGATAGAAATGGTTTCGAAGATATCAAAGGAACAAGGGAAAACCTTGATCATTGATGCGATGAGCAGCTTTGGCGGAGTTGAGATGAATGTGCCTGAACTCGGAATTGATTATTTGATCAGCAGTGCAAATAAATGCATTCAAGGAATCCCTGGTTTTGGTTTTGTCATTGCAAAGCTTGAGAAATTGTTGGCTTGTGAAGGCAATGCCCGCAGTTTGTCCCTGGATTTATATGATCAGTGGAAAGAGATGGACAAGGATGGGAAATGGCGCTTCACATCCCCAACACATGTAGTGGCCGCGTTTGCTAAAGCGTTGGAAGAATTAACTGAAGAAGGCGGCATTCCAGCCAGATTCTCCCGCTATAAAAATAATAATGATAGGCTGAGGGAGCTGATGGGTAAATTGGGCATTCGTACATATATCTCACCTGATAAACAATCGCCTATCATTACAACTTTCCTTTTTCCTACTGAAACCTTTGATTTTGAGGAATTCTACAATTTTATCAAAGAGAGGGGCTACGTAATCTACCCCGGAAAGCTTACTGACATAGATACATTCCGTATCGGAAATATTGGCGAAATCTATGAAGAAGATATCGAGGAACTTGGCAGGATCGTAGAAAAATATATGAAAGTGGTGACAGTATGA
- the phnX gene encoding phosphonoacetaldehyde hydrolase translates to MNKIEGIILDWAGTAVDFGCFAPVNVFVDIFKNAGLDVTMEEARAPMGMLKIDHIRAMLTMSRISTLWEEQYGRPFNEEDVEKLYAEFEPALMMSLADYTDPIPGVIETVEALRNRGLKIGSTTGYTDTMMEVVVANALNKGYRPDFHVTPDTTHSIGRPYPYMIYRNMEELKLTASWKVVKVGDTISDMQEGVNAGVWSVGIIVGSSEMGLSLNEYTSLPERDKQNLISKTADTFMQNGADFTIKTMEELPELIDHINLLIAEGKRPRSS, encoded by the coding sequence ATGAATAAGATAGAGGGAATCATTTTGGATTGGGCTGGAACGGCTGTGGATTTTGGATGTTTTGCGCCAGTGAATGTTTTTGTGGATATTTTTAAGAATGCTGGACTGGACGTGACGATGGAAGAAGCCAGGGCTCCAATGGGCATGCTAAAAATCGACCATATTCGTGCGATGCTGACCATGTCAAGGATATCTACGTTATGGGAAGAACAATACGGAAGGCCATTCAATGAGGAAGATGTTGAAAAACTATATGCTGAATTCGAACCGGCACTAATGATGTCATTGGCGGATTATACAGATCCCATTCCGGGGGTTATCGAGACGGTGGAAGCATTAAGAAATCGCGGCCTGAAGATTGGGTCGACAACGGGATATACGGATACAATGATGGAGGTCGTAGTGGCAAATGCTTTGAATAAAGGGTATCGGCCGGATTTCCATGTAACCCCGGATACAACCCATTCGATTGGAAGGCCTTATCCTTACATGATATATCGGAATATGGAAGAATTGAAGTTAACTGCATCATGGAAGGTAGTGAAGGTAGGAGATACCATTTCCGATATGCAAGAGGGAGTGAATGCTGGGGTATGGTCGGTCGGAATCATTGTCGGAAGCTCCGAGATGGGATTGAGTTTGAATGAGTATACAAGTTTACCAGAACGAGATAAACAAAATCTCATCTCTAAAACGGCAGACACCTTTATGCAAAACGGAGCAGACTTTACCATCAAAACGATGGAGGAACTACCTGAACTCATAGATCACATCAACCTTCTTATAGCAGAAGGGAAAAGACCTCGTTCAAGCTAA
- a CDS encoding APC family permease — protein sequence MSNIRKTDRTLTLIPVVLFGFSFMGLTTAFTTYGIAANISHGTVPGAMIVALVVMMFTAYSYGKMAIAFPSSGSAYVYTQKSLNPSVGFLVGWVILMDYLFMPMVNYLVFGIFFSAAFPTIPSYIWIAGMLILVTFINIKGLKIATNVNAFITIFALLFILIFIGFSIKEIFMGESTATLLSLEPFYNSKEPFSYTIAGAALLCFCFLGFESVTAFAEETVNPKKTIPRAVILITLGGGLIFTSVAYFSYLVWPEYNTFNNPDSAAYEIIKLVGGKAMYSIYLALYALAVLGSAMSSQASASRVLYTMGRDGQFPKKFFGTLHPRYRTPVNNILIISFVSLLALFLSLDLVASFINFGAFLAYTCVNISVIAHYYIRNRERSVKGTVLYLIVPIIGAALDILLLVNLDAHSKVLGVSWLIIGFIYLLVLTKGLKKQPPVLKIEENYGVDLK from the coding sequence ATGTCAAATATAAGGAAAACGGATAGAACACTGACACTCATTCCAGTTGTATTGTTTGGTTTTTCATTTATGGGGTTAACCACAGCTTTTACTACGTATGGTATTGCGGCCAATATTTCCCACGGTACTGTTCCAGGGGCAATGATAGTTGCTCTAGTGGTAATGATGTTTACAGCTTACAGTTATGGGAAAATGGCAATTGCGTTTCCATCTTCCGGTTCTGCCTATGTTTATACGCAAAAATCTCTCAATCCCTCTGTTGGATTTCTTGTCGGATGGGTGATCTTAATGGATTATTTATTTATGCCAATGGTGAATTATTTAGTTTTTGGTATTTTTTTCTCAGCAGCCTTTCCTACAATTCCAAGTTACATCTGGATTGCAGGTATGCTGATTCTCGTCACTTTTATTAATATTAAAGGATTGAAGATTGCCACAAATGTAAACGCATTCATAACGATTTTCGCTCTTCTTTTTATCCTTATCTTTATAGGTTTTTCTATTAAGGAAATTTTTATGGGAGAAAGCACGGCAACTCTTTTATCTCTTGAGCCATTCTATAATTCGAAAGAACCCTTTTCTTATACAATAGCTGGAGCAGCATTATTATGCTTTTGTTTCCTTGGGTTTGAATCAGTTACAGCGTTTGCGGAAGAGACAGTGAACCCTAAGAAAACAATTCCCCGAGCTGTTATTTTAATTACTCTTGGTGGTGGTTTAATCTTTACAAGTGTTGCATATTTCTCGTATCTTGTATGGCCAGAGTATAACACATTTAATAATCCTGATTCGGCTGCCTACGAAATTATTAAACTTGTTGGTGGAAAGGCGATGTACTCAATATATCTTGCGCTTTACGCATTAGCTGTATTGGGTAGTGCCATGTCGTCCCAGGCAAGTGCATCACGAGTCCTCTATACGATGGGGCGAGACGGACAGTTTCCTAAAAAGTTCTTTGGCACCCTGCATCCGAGATATAGAACACCCGTAAATAATATACTGATCATTAGTTTTGTCTCTTTGCTTGCTTTATTTTTAAGTTTAGATCTTGTAGCATCATTTATTAATTTCGGGGCGTTTCTTGCATACACTTGTGTTAATATTTCCGTAATTGCTCATTATTATATTAGAAATAGAGAACGTTCGGTAAAAGGAACTGTCTTATATTTAATTGTTCCTATTATTGGAGCTGCTCTTGATATTTTACTACTTGTGAATCTTGATGCGCACTCAAAAGTACTTGGAGTAAGTTGGTTAATAATAGGCTTCATTTATTTACTTGTATTGACAAAAGGACTTAAAAAACAGCCGCCAGTATTGAAAATCGAAGAAAATTATGGTGTAGATTTAAAATAA
- a CDS encoding alanine dehydrogenase, which translates to MIVGVPKELKTAETRVGLNPTWVKKLTTFGHEVLIQSMAGEASGFCDEKYVLAGAKIVNTIDEIYEKAEFVVKVKELQPYEYGLLKENQMIMAWFHLAEDVNHEMTQALLDKKAISLSMELIVLPDGTRPTIKPMSEIAGTLAMLEAVKYAQYGYGGKGILLRKLAGLPSSNVLILGGGNAGLNTAQVAVGLGLNVTIMEASMKRIDYLNNQLPQVDILCWDKDMMFEELIQSDVLINTIYPMPGVTEALITREMVSKMKPNSIIIDIAGTGIIETSRYTTLEDPVYYEQEVLHYCVPNMPALCPQTSTNMMLMTTGPYIMNIANNGLKEVIENDVIVRNCISTLNGEIVHHEVGINHNMPYTDIKTELLLSK; encoded by the coding sequence ATGATAGTAGGAGTTCCTAAAGAATTAAAAACTGCAGAGACTAGAGTGGGATTAAATCCAACATGGGTAAAAAAATTAACAACTTTCGGTCATGAAGTACTAATACAAAGCATGGCAGGTGAAGCTAGTGGTTTTTGTGACGAGAAATATGTTTTGGCCGGAGCAAAAATAGTAAACACGATTGACGAAATTTATGAGAAGGCAGAATTTGTTGTTAAAGTGAAGGAACTTCAACCCTATGAATACGGCCTTCTTAAAGAAAATCAAATGATAATGGCATGGTTTCATTTGGCGGAAGATGTAAATCATGAAATGACACAGGCATTACTAGATAAAAAAGCAATTTCATTATCAATGGAATTAATCGTTTTACCTGATGGGACAAGACCTACGATTAAACCAATGAGTGAAATTGCAGGAACATTAGCAATGCTTGAAGCAGTCAAATATGCTCAATATGGTTATGGTGGAAAAGGAATACTTCTCCGGAAACTGGCCGGTTTACCGTCGAGTAATGTACTCATACTTGGTGGTGGCAACGCTGGACTCAATACAGCGCAAGTTGCTGTGGGTCTTGGATTGAATGTAACAATCATGGAAGCATCAATGAAACGCATTGATTATTTGAACAATCAGTTGCCACAAGTGGACATTTTGTGTTGGGATAAAGATATGATGTTCGAAGAACTTATTCAAAGTGATGTTTTAATTAATACAATTTATCCGATGCCAGGGGTAACCGAGGCTCTCATTACACGAGAGATGGTCAGCAAGATGAAACCTAATTCTATTATTATTGATATTGCAGGAACGGGTATAATTGAAACCTCACGTTATACGACTTTAGAGGATCCAGTTTACTATGAACAAGAAGTCCTACATTACTGTGTCCCGAATATGCCGGCTCTTTGTCCACAAACCTCGACAAACATGATGTTGATGACAACCGGCCCATATATTATGAACATTGCGAATAATGGTTTGAAAGAGGTTATAGAAAATGATGTAATAGTAAGAAATTGTATCAGCACTTTGAACGGTGAAATTGTTCATCACGAAGTTGGGATCAATCATAACATGCCTTATACAGATATAAAAACAGAGTTACTATTGTCAAAATAA
- a CDS encoding PucR family transcriptional regulator, which yields MLTVQDVLKRPLFSKTEVVAGANGLHRQVKWTHVLEIPFFDDTIFQGGELILSTGFGFEWRDSSNTSFLLNLIERNASCLCIELGHYFEKVPKEMIELANEYNFPIIIFKEFINFVEITQDLHAFIINAHHEKLVTLDSISRKFHSLSLTTHGLSNILKLLQQKTEAPIIYLPIEGTPFSIPGLKNEFMEQLLQTIYEDKEHWHDRITNDSPVEWKALNHTILLQPIGAMDQIWAYLVMVLDRESDEFDFLILDRASLAISQDLLRKHYLDEKRLRLESTWLNDLLYRRINNEEQARGFISLKSKRASIHYRIVIVDIEDVFHPSSLSLSDEENESAIYHYSLKIRSGFAKYSFTPYITSVRNQIIVLAIDLGTADSSKARFLKVINALLYVKEGESSQIRIGVGRQYQLLLDAHTGYREAQLALNYRTFSTSAFYEDLGIFRLIQLIQHDQDTAHFIEDYLSPLISYDKEYGTELLLTLAKYFELDRSKKLTAQKLHVVRQTLYHRLEKIKKILDLDFDMPENRLNVEMALKAYQLIQQVGVPTK from the coding sequence ATGCTTACAGTACAAGATGTTCTTAAGCGCCCACTCTTTTCAAAGACGGAGGTAGTTGCGGGGGCAAACGGGTTGCACCGTCAAGTCAAATGGACACATGTCCTTGAAATTCCGTTTTTTGATGATACCATCTTTCAGGGAGGGGAACTGATACTCTCCACCGGATTTGGGTTTGAATGGAGAGACTCCTCTAATACATCATTTTTATTAAATCTTATCGAACGCAACGCTTCATGTTTATGTATAGAACTTGGACACTACTTCGAAAAGGTCCCTAAAGAAATGATCGAGCTGGCAAATGAGTATAACTTTCCGATTATTATTTTCAAAGAATTCATAAATTTCGTCGAAATAACACAGGATCTACATGCGTTTATCATTAATGCTCATCATGAGAAGTTGGTTACATTAGATTCGATTTCAAGAAAGTTCCATTCATTGTCACTCACTACTCATGGGTTATCAAATATTTTAAAGTTGTTGCAACAGAAGACAGAAGCACCAATTATCTATCTTCCAATAGAAGGAACACCTTTTTCGATTCCAGGATTGAAAAATGAATTTATGGAACAGCTTCTTCAAACCATTTATGAAGATAAAGAACACTGGCATGACCGAATTACAAATGATTCGCCTGTTGAATGGAAGGCATTAAACCATACTATTCTTCTCCAACCGATCGGAGCAATGGATCAAATCTGGGCGTACCTTGTTATGGTTTTAGATCGTGAATCGGATGAATTTGATTTCCTTATCCTTGATCGTGCTTCTCTAGCAATCTCACAAGACTTATTGCGCAAACATTATTTGGATGAAAAACGATTACGTTTAGAATCTACATGGCTAAATGATTTACTTTATAGACGCATCAATAATGAGGAACAAGCAAGGGGATTTATTTCGTTAAAATCTAAGCGCGCTTCTATACATTATCGAATTGTTATCGTTGATATCGAAGATGTTTTTCATCCGTCTTCATTAAGTTTATCGGATGAAGAAAATGAATCTGCTATTTATCATTATTCTTTAAAAATTCGATCTGGGTTCGCAAAATATTCTTTTACACCCTATATCACATCAGTAAGAAATCAGATTATTGTATTAGCTATTGATCTTGGAACTGCCGATTCCTCTAAGGCACGCTTCTTGAAAGTGATCAATGCCTTGCTATATGTTAAAGAAGGTGAATCTAGCCAAATCCGTATAGGCGTTGGGCGACAATACCAGTTACTTTTGGATGCTCATACTGGTTATCGAGAAGCGCAGTTAGCTTTAAATTATCGTACGTTTTCAACAAGTGCCTTTTACGAAGACCTTGGCATCTTTCGGTTGATACAATTAATTCAGCATGATCAAGATACAGCCCATTTTATTGAAGACTATCTCTCTCCTTTAATATCCTATGATAAGGAATATGGAACGGAATTGCTTCTGACTTTAGCAAAATACTTTGAGCTTGATCGCTCAAAGAAGCTTACTGCTCAAAAATTACATGTTGTAAGACAAACACTCTATCATCGGCTGGAAAAAATAAAAAAGATTCTTGATCTTGATTTTGATATGCCGGAGAACAGATTAAACGTTGAAATGGCTTTGAAAGCATATCAACTCATACAGCAAGTGGGAGTACCTACGAAGTAG
- a CDS encoding NAD(P)/FAD-dependent oxidoreductase, with translation MEQQDLFDVTVIGGGPAGLYSTFYSGLREMKVKLIEYQPRLGGKIHVYPEKMIWDVGGLTPTTGEKLIEQLVEQGLTFNPTVVLNEKVESITRNEEGIFVLHTASGQMHFSKTIIVAVGGGILNPQKLEIDGAERFEVSNLNYTVKSFNRFKDKTVIISGGGNSAIDWANELEPIAKKVYLTYRKDSLAGHESQARQLMESSAVCFLNTTITKLIACADHESIEHVELTNLATGEVSYLPIDEVIINHGYERDTSLLRNSKVDIAIADNYYIEGTPSSESSMDGIYAAGDILSHEGKLNLIAGTFQDAANAVNKAKQYIQPDAHGVGMVSSHNEIFKKRNRELIKEMMKPAGVL, from the coding sequence ATGGAACAGCAAGATTTATTTGATGTAACGGTTATTGGGGGAGGGCCAGCAGGCCTTTACTCCACTTTTTATAGCGGACTTAGAGAAATGAAAGTTAAACTGATTGAATACCAGCCACGGCTAGGCGGGAAAATTCATGTCTATCCAGAGAAAATGATTTGGGATGTAGGGGGGCTGACACCCACTACTGGGGAAAAGTTAATTGAGCAGCTGGTGGAGCAAGGTTTAACATTCAATCCAACAGTCGTCTTGAATGAAAAAGTGGAATCAATCACACGTAATGAAGAAGGTATCTTCGTTTTACATACCGCTTCAGGGCAAATGCACTTTTCCAAAACGATCATTGTCGCGGTTGGCGGCGGAATTCTGAATCCGCAAAAATTGGAAATAGACGGGGCTGAAAGGTTTGAAGTCTCCAATTTAAACTATACTGTTAAGTCTTTCAATCGATTCAAGGATAAGACGGTGATCATTTCAGGCGGCGGGAATTCTGCAATAGACTGGGCAAATGAATTGGAGCCCATCGCCAAAAAGGTGTATCTGACATACAGGAAAGATAGTTTAGCAGGTCATGAATCACAAGCAAGGCAATTGATGGAAAGCTCTGCTGTTTGTTTCTTGAATACGACGATTACAAAACTGATCGCCTGCGCTGATCATGAATCAATTGAACATGTTGAACTGACGAATCTCGCAACGGGGGAGGTTTCTTACTTGCCGATCGATGAGGTCATCATCAATCATGGTTATGAGCGTGATACATCGCTGCTTCGAAATAGTAAAGTGGATATTGCCATAGCCGACAATTATTATATTGAAGGTACTCCTTCAAGTGAATCCTCGATGGATGGAATATACGCTGCCGGTGATATCTTAAGTCATGAAGGTAAATTGAACCTGATAGCAGGTACTTTTCAAGATGCAGCAAATGCCGTAAATAAGGCAAAGCAATATATCCAGCCTGACGCTCACGGAGTGGGAATGGTTTCTTCCCATAATGAAATCTTTAAAAAGCGCAACAGGGAATTGATCAAGGAAATGATGAAACCGGCTGGGGTACTTTAA
- a CDS encoding FtsX-like permease family protein — translation MSINQLILRNLKKNLKNYYLYVFALVFSASLYFAFVTLQYDPSLDEAEGTVKGAASIKAASILLVAIVSIFLLYANSIFIKRRSKEIGLFQLIGMTKNRIFRILSVENLILYFCSVFLGIFVGFAASKLIIMILFKIMGVQAIATLKFSFQPLVQTLLVFSAIYLLIMLMNYTFIKRQTILSLFRVTSMTEGKVKKVSMFEMILGIFGIILIIAGYVVSSKLFDGAFTEMTELFMAMIFILATVIIGTYLFYKGSVSFIFNIIRKKKNGYLNINEVLSLSSIMFRMKSNAILLTIITTVSALAIGLLSLSYISYYSAEIMAQSSIPTDFSMTDKGDANTFKKALSDSKIDYDEKVIDVIQVDVNVKEIMETSLEGVNFDPDIMTVPVISDESVKGINLAEDETLFSGYSNMMEKVMSLKDSGKIELKGKHEVIPQTYMGLNDDTFLSYYFTNGGLPVAIVDQTIFDRLKKDVDPKIQKVSSVNIGIDVKDEAELEKANDLFNKMSFKEEHVNDSQFEMFNTQKKNMGLIMFIVGFLGLTFLITSGCILYFKQMDESEGEKSNYTILRKLGFTRGDLLRGIQAKQVFNFGIPLVVGLLHSYFAVQSGWFLFGTEVWTPMIIVMALYTALYSIFGILSVFHYKKVIKESL, via the coding sequence ATGAGCATTAATCAACTCATCTTGCGAAATCTGAAGAAAAATCTGAAGAACTATTATCTGTATGTGTTTGCCCTGGTCTTCAGCGCTTCCCTTTACTTTGCTTTTGTCACCTTGCAATATGACCCATCGCTGGATGAAGCGGAGGGTACGGTGAAAGGGGCCGCCTCCATCAAGGCTGCATCGATCCTGCTTGTTGCGATTGTTTCCATATTCCTTTTATATGCCAATAGCATTTTCATAAAAAGACGCAGTAAAGAAATTGGCTTATTCCAATTGATAGGCATGACGAAGAACAGGATATTCCGTATCCTGAGTGTGGAAAACCTGATCCTGTATTTCTGTTCCGTATTCCTCGGAATCTTTGTAGGGTTTGCCGCTTCAAAATTGATCATCATGATACTATTTAAAATAATGGGTGTCCAGGCGATCGCGACTCTTAAATTTTCTTTTCAGCCGCTAGTGCAAACCTTGCTCGTTTTTAGCGCCATCTATCTTTTAATCATGTTGATGAATTATACCTTCATTAAAAGGCAAACCATTCTATCATTATTTAGAGTGACTTCAATGACGGAAGGAAAAGTGAAAAAGGTTTCGATGTTCGAAATGATCCTCGGGATATTCGGGATCATCCTGATCATTGCTGGCTATGTCGTTTCATCCAAATTATTCGATGGAGCTTTTACAGAGATGACCGAGCTTTTTATGGCCATGATATTCATTTTGGCAACCGTCATCATCGGTACCTATCTGTTCTATAAAGGATCCGTAAGCTTCATCTTTAATATCATCCGTAAAAAGAAAAATGGCTATTTGAACATTAATGAAGTATTGTCCCTTTCATCCATCATGTTCCGGATGAAATCGAATGCGATATTATTGACGATCATCACGACCGTTTCCGCTTTGGCGATCGGGTTATTATCATTAAGCTATATCTCCTACTACTCAGCGGAGATAATGGCACAAAGCAGTATCCCCACCGATTTTTCGATGACGGATAAGGGAGATGCGAATACATTCAAAAAAGCTTTATCCGACAGTAAAATTGATTATGACGAAAAGGTGATCGATGTCATTCAAGTGGATGTCAATGTAAAGGAAATTATGGAGACTAGCCTCGAAGGAGTGAACTTTGATCCCGACATCATGACCGTTCCCGTCATCAGTGATGAATCCGTTAAAGGAATCAACCTCGCCGAAGATGAGACCCTTTTCAGCGGATACAGTAATATGATGGAGAAGGTCATGTCCTTGAAGGATTCCGGAAAAATTGAACTGAAGGGCAAACACGAAGTCATTCCGCAAACATATATGGGATTAAATGATGATACCTTCTTGTCCTATTACTTCACGAACGGCGGATTGCCCGTTGCCATTGTAGACCAAACGATATTCGACCGTTTGAAAAAGGATGTCGACCCGAAAATTCAAAAAGTTTCATCTGTAAATATCGGCATTGATGTGAAGGATGAAGCTGAACTTGAAAAAGCGAATGATCTATTCAATAAAATGAGTTTTAAAGAAGAACATGTGAATGATTCCCAATTTGAAATGTTCAACACCCAGAAGAAGAATATGGGTCTTATCATGTTCATCGTCGGATTCTTGGGATTAACCTTCCTCATCACATCCGGTTGTATCCTGTATTTCAAACAAATGGATGAAAGTGAAGGTGAAAAATCCAATTATACCATCTTAAGAAAACTGGGATTCACGCGTGGTGACTTACTAAGGGGAATCCAAGCAAAACAAGTTTTCAATTTCGGCATTCCTTTAGTCGTCGGACTGCTTCACAGTTATTTCGCAGTCCAATCAGGATGGTTCTTATTCGGGACCGAAGTTTGGACACCGATGATCATCGTTATGGCATTATACACGGCATTGTATTCGATCTTCGGAATCCTATCCGTATTTCATTACAAGAAGGTCATTAAAGAATCTCTATAA
- a CDS encoding ABC transporter ATP-binding protein produces MNILEAKKIHKSYGNKFNKQEVLKGLDISIQEGEFVSIMGASGSGKTTLLNVLSSIDKISNGTITIDGKEISGMKEKKLAEFRKNHLGFIFQEYNLLDTLTVKENILLPLSITKTPNNEAAQKFDSVAKELGIYEVKDKYPNEISGGQKQRTSAARAFIHDPSIIFADEPTGALDSKSASDLLNKLSEMNKKRKATIIMVTHDPVAASYCSRVIFIKDGQIYTQLNKGEESRQTFFKDIMKTQGVLGGVQNEH; encoded by the coding sequence ATGAATATATTAGAAGCGAAAAAAATCCATAAAAGCTATGGTAATAAATTCAATAAACAAGAAGTATTAAAGGGTCTCGATATAAGCATACAAGAAGGTGAATTCGTAAGTATCATGGGTGCTTCCGGTTCAGGAAAAACGACTTTGCTGAATGTCCTTTCCTCGATTGATAAAATAAGCAACGGCACCATTACGATCGATGGAAAAGAGATTTCGGGGATGAAGGAAAAGAAGTTGGCCGAATTCCGGAAAAACCACCTGGGCTTCATCTTCCAGGAATATAACCTATTGGACACACTGACTGTTAAAGAAAATATCCTCCTGCCCTTATCCATCACCAAAACGCCAAATAATGAAGCGGCACAAAAGTTTGATAGCGTGGCAAAAGAACTGGGCATATATGAAGTGAAGGATAAATACCCAAATGAAATTTCCGGTGGTCAAAAACAGCGTACGTCTGCAGCACGGGCTTTCATCCATGATCCAAGCATCATTTTTGCGGACGAACCGACTGGGGCGCTTGACTCCAAATCAGCTTCCGATTTACTGAACAAACTGAGTGAAATGAATAAAAAGCGCAAAGCGACGATCATCATGGTAACCCATGATCCAGTGGCGGCCAGTTATTGCAGCCGAGTCATTTTCATTAAAGATGGTCAAATATATACACAATTGAATAAAGGTGAAGAATCCAGACAAACCTTCTTCAAGGACATCATGAAAACACAAGGTGTATTGGGAGGGGTTCAAAATGAGCATTAA